GTTCACATATAGGCAGCCACATCGATGTCTATATTGAGACCTTGAGGATGTAATgtcattaatttatatatccaatatgtctctaGTTTCCTCAGTTCCAGTAATCTATTGTGCTTGCTTGGTGGGATCGACCCAATCACCTGGATTTTTAAAGAGGCAGGATCACTATtgtgatattcaaaaaaatgttttgcaacattatgttTGATCAACTTTTCctttatgttataaatatgttcacAGGCTCTGCGTCTTACTTGACGTTTTGTGCGACCTACatacattaggccacacccacaatttagcaaGTAGACTACGTATGTTGATTCACAATTACTTTTGAAATCAATTTCATAGTGATTAGTTTTACTGGAGTTGCTAAAGAATTTTGATCTCTCTACATGGGGACACATCGTGCATCTAGACTTGGAGCATCGTAGTGTCCCCTTCCAGGTACTCAGCCAAGTTTCTTGTACTTTATTCTTGTTATCTGGCTTACTACGCATCTTGCTtggtgctaaatagtttttaagacTCATGCCCTTTCTATATGATATGTTGGCTTTTTCTTGAAGATGTGGTCCTAAGAGAGGATCTGCTTTTAAGATtgaccaatgtttatttataatgctTTTAATTGCCCCTGCACCTTCACTGAATGTGGTTGTGAATCTTATGCATTCATTGCTATTGATCCTATCTGGTGCATCtttttgttttaaagaaattaGATCTTGTCTATCCTTGGTGCCCGCCTTTTGTCTAGCTAGTTTGATATTGTTTGCATCATATCCTTTAGCTAAAAATTTACTCTCTAAAATGTCAGCTTCTTCCTCATAATTTTTAGAGTGTGTACAGTTCCTTCTTATCCTTAAAAACTGGCTATAAGGTACGTTATTTATCCAGCATTTTTTATGTGCGCTAGTCGCTTCGATATAACCATTCCTTTCCGTGGGTTTTCTATAGTTCTTAACACAGATACTTTTCTCATTATTAGAATTGTCACTAGTGAAAAgtactaaatctaaaaattctatcgaTGTTTGTGAAGTTTGTTTGGTAAATTTTAAGTTGTATGAATTTGCATTCATATGGGAGACAAAATTGTCTAATTTTGAGATATCACCCTGCCATagaatgataatatcatctatgtaccggccatatTTCAAAATGTTCTCTATAAAGGGGTTGTTATTCCATATATACTCGTGTTCATATGCATTaacatacagattggcataggatggggcaaacgtagtccccatcgctgtgccgtgaatctgcagataatatttactttcaaataaaaaataattatggctcaggacaaagttggtggttagatcaccatcgtatagttcaaggggcctcttttgtttgtccaacctggactgtgatcacaacagatgcaagtctttcaggttggggagctgtctggggatctctgacagcacaaggggtttggaaatctcaagaggcgagattaccaattaatattttagaactgtgCACCAatgtgccaatatgaaagaaattaatttatcaggtaagttcttacataaattatgttttttatattgctgctTTTACATTTACAGCATTATTTCAgggctttaaatataatattatagaataACCACTTAATATATTACATTActaatgtcaattttgagaggagcctcaAACCTTACTTATTTACATACCATTGACTTATGTTTTAATACTGGGCTCATTTTATAACTGTTACTTCAGGAACAGAAACCCGGAGTAAAATGAGGGCTACCAGTATTTGCTTTATACGGTTAGATTATGGAAGCATTATAAAATATTTTGCAACATCCAAATGCAAATATAAAAAGCCCAGACTAAAATCAAACCGTAAAAGAGTTTGCAAAATTTAcaaattagttaaaaaaatgtctttatggTTAGTGTTAAAATTCATATTTAGTAGAGacttattaatgtttatatttttttttaagtgttccaTTCTATAGTGATAGAACACAACTCTACGGGTGCAATTATAATAATAACTGTTTCTAAGCATGGTGCCAAACAAAATAGCATGAAAAAGCACTTTTTAGGAGGGTGAAACCTAACCAGCAGGGTCTAGCCATAGCTTGACTGTTGAGACAAGATTTAACCACACTAAGCGCTGCCAAacgaaagtgctaacagttcctgcatatgTTCTTGTCTTTCTGCAATGGCAAGCCAGATCGCAGCATGTTCTGTATTGGAGCTGAGAGAGTGAGAGGCTGtaaagtgagagacagagagagagaaagacagagagagagtgtgagtgagtgagtgagtgagagatatagaGATACAGTACCTTTGAAATTGAGCTGCTGAAAATCACTTACAAATGCTAAAACGAAATACTACTGCTGTGGTGTAAAACTAGTAAAGCAGAAATGTTAGGTTTTGCCAAActagaaaatgaaataaataagaaaacaaaataacaacaaacCGTAAAGTTATAAAGCAGGTAATTCGTTAAGCACAAGATCACGTTTACATTTGTCTCACTAATGAAGACAGAGTATATAATGTTCCCACCTTTCTGCAATAGCTTTTGAAAGAAGAGCTTTCTTACGCTTATTCTTCTCTTCCATTAGCCGCTGCTCCAGCTGAAGCTGATCCAATCGAGGCTTTTCTTTCCTGTTAAAACATAAGGATTAAATGTGATCTATGTAGACCAAATAGAGTATTGCTTTTATTTAACCATAACCTGTAGAAGTCATAGGACCTTggtgtgtatttataaataaaaatgcttTTCAGACTTTATGTACAGTAGTTACAATATATGTAATAGCCTGTAATACACAACCAAGTCACCTCAACCTGGGTGCAATATTAAGTATATCCAACACAGTCACATATAGAATATGCACTCTACGGACTTTCAAAAACTGCAAAACTTACTTTAATAcagtattaaagtgatagtaaaccgaaaaaaaatattttatgattcagatagaacatacaattttaaacaactttccaatttacttctattaccaaatttgcttcattctcttgttatccattgctggaggaacagcattgcactactggcagttagcggaacacatctagtcagccaatcacaagagacaaatgtgtgcaggcaccaattagcagcagctcccactagtgtaggatttgtGCGTATTctttaataagagaacaaagcacatttgaaaatagaagtaaatttaaaagggtcttaaaattacatgctctatatgaatcatgcaaatttaattttgactttcctatccctttaacatatacacacacatacgtatatgcatacatacacacacacacacgtatgttcTCCTCAGAACCCAATGGCATACCACCCAGCTAATTTTTCTGAACACCCAGCTAAAATGTAAGGcaatattaatctaaaattagctaatattttacatacacacagaaacctttttgtttgtttaaacaattgcgTAAAGTCACCAGATTAAAATGtccaacaaaaaacattttaatatccttttcatatcttaaagggacactgaacccaaattttttctctcgtaattaatatagagcatgtcattttaagcaactttctaatttattcttataaTCAAtgtttcttcgatctcttgctatctttatttgaaaaagaaggcaactaagcttttttttttagtttaaaactctggacagcactttttttttttattggtgaatgaatttatccaccaatcagcaagaacaacccaggttgttcaccaaaaatttgaaatagaaataaagataccaagagaatgaagaaaatttgataataggagtacattagaaagttgcttaaaattgcatgctctatctgaatcacgaaagaaaaaaattgggttcagtgtccctttaataacagactTGTCACCAACCAGCCACAAGTTTTCCGCCTCCTGGCAATTTACAAATGacattatgcatttttttatttgtattgctcACTTTTTTCCATGCCaccaaaaaactaaagaaaaaaaaaaaagtagtaacttTCCATTTTTAGGCCATTGATTGTTTATTTTTCAGTTTCTAGAAGTAACGGAATCTTCATGTGTACAATATTCATAACTGATTACGCCGTAACTGAAAACATAATCAGTTAAGACTCAACAGAGATGAAGTGTGCAAACTCTTCTTAAAAACGATATAATCCAAGGAACCACTAAACAGATAACGAGACCTGTAATGTATGATCGATACATAATTTCCACTATACAAAAACATACATTGGTAAATGCATCTAAAAAGTTCTACAGATTAAAAGGAAAAGCctactcaaaattaaacgttcatgattcagatagagcatgcaattttaaacaactttctaatttactcatattatcaattttcttcgttctcttggtatctttgtttgaaaaagcaagaatgtaagcatagaagccggaccatttttggttcagaacatgtatagcactttctgattggtgtctaaatgtagccaccaatcagcaagcgctacttaggtgctgaactaaaaatgggccggctcgtaagcttacattcaaatcaagataccaagagaacaaagaacaaatgataataggagtaaattagaacgttgcttaaaattgtatgcttaatctgaatcaggaaagtttaatttttactagactatccctttaatatgatctGGAAACCTCATACAGAACTAAATATTGAAGGCTTGCTATTTATGCATAAAAACTACATAGCATTGATATTGTGTCCTGAATTCACGGGCAAACATTAATAAATTGCAAGAGCTCTCAAGGTTTTGAATTCTTTATTCATGTATCTTCCAGataaccttaaagagacagtctaagccaaaataaactttcatgattcagatagagcatgtcattttaaacaattttccaatttacttttatcaccaattttgctttgttctcttggtattcttagttgaaagcttaacctaagaggttcatatgataatttcttagaccttgaagcccacctctttcagattgcattttaacagtttttcaccactagagggtgttagttcacgtatttcatacagataacactgtgctcgtgcacgagaagttatctgggagcaggcactgattggctagactgcaagtctgtcaaaagaactgaaaaaaggggcagtttgcagaggcttagatacaggataatcacagaggttaaaagtatattaatataactgtgttggttatgcaaaactgggaaatgggtaataaagggattatctatcttttaaaacaataaaaattctggtgtagactgtccctttaatagaatttcTCACAAATTATACACGGGAGATGGAAAAGGTACTGTATTTCCAGCTATTCTGCACCAGCTTTATGAAAGATGTCCACTGTAAATACATTAAACGTTATTACGAATCTTTTACATAAAGGAACTTGGATGCCTTAGCCATTACTATACTGAAATAACGTAAAGTAGGACCACATTTAGCTATAAATGGAATCAATTATAAGCCACAAATAGGGGAAACTTAGAAATCTAATAAAAACTAAGTCATACTTAAAGCACATTTATAGTTTCATACTCAGATACGGGTGGTACAATAAAACATTAAAGATTACCTTGTAGCTTTAGTTAAATTATTCAGCTACACATGATTTTACCATGAGCTCTATTTCCAAAATAAGCAGTGTTTTTAAGGCATTTCACTAGTATGCTACTAATTTCATGCATGTGTTAGTTAATGATGTATGAACGagtctttaaaagaaaaaaatatgttatcCCAAGAGATCATTTTTTAATTTGGTAAAAGAATTTAACTGTGGCTTTTCTAAGATTGAAAGAGGGGAAACATTCCAGTTATGTCTGCTTATTATAGTAGACAGCTATCAAACGCAGAAGGGGACATTGGTTATTGATGCTGGTTTTAGGCACTGCTTATTTAGAGtctacaggttaaagggacactaagggctagatttattaaagctgaggtcggacaggggcgcatatacacgcccctgtacgcctcagctcgcctgtggcggggcaaaattacccgcaggtattccccattgcacatgagcgcaattttgagCTTGCGTGCAATCCAGCCCCCCTgcccgcgcgggcaggagctgtcaatctcctcggtctgactagaccgaggagattgaatttcgcgaCCTtacaggtggcgaagaggttagggaagcggctgtctagtgaccgctgcttgataaatgacggcgagcaagttcttgtgagaacatgcagccatagggctttaataaatctagccctaaacccaaaaaaaaatttcatgattcagatagagcaacaattttaagcaactttctaatttactcctatcaatttttattcgttctcttgctatctttatttaaaaagtaggaatttaaagcttaggagccagcccattttaggttcagcaccatggatagcgcttgcttattggtggatacagttagcaaaccaataagcaagcaaaactcagattctcaaccaaaaatgggacggctcttaagctttataatcctgttttctaaataaagatagccagagaacaaagaaaaatgtataataggagtaaattagaaagttacttaaaattgcatgttctatctgaatcattacataaaaaattgggtttagtgtccctttaaaaatttgacCATTTAGGATACATTTTAAAGTAACCTGTCAGTTTCAAACACCATATTTACCTTAAAGGCACAATCTAATAccaaaattgcatgctttaattcTTTGTAATGTAAttgcattaaaagggacatgaaacccaaaacttttcattcgtgatttaggaagaacatacaattttaaacaactttccagtttacatctattatcaaatttgcttcattctcttggtatcatttgttgaaggagcagcagtgcactactggtttctaactgaacatatgggtgagccaataacaatctgtataaatatgcagccaccaatcagcagctagaacctaggttctttgctgctcctgagcttttctagacaaacctttcagaaaataacaagagaaggaagcaaattaagtaattttagtaaattggaatgttgtttaaaatggtatgttctgtccctttaatgatcttagCTATGTGGTAAAGTCCTAGCCTGAAGATGCAAGCACTGCAGATCCTGAGCAGGAAACTGTTGGTGATTGTTGGATACGTCTCAGTGCTGTTTTTGATTGGCTCACTAGGCAAGTAATGCAAATGCCATGCTCTAAAGCAGTTTCTCAACTACAATCCTCAAGTATCCAtagaacaggccagattttcataatagcttaaagggacatgaaacccaaaatttttcattcattattcagatagataatatcattttaaattactttccaatttacttctatcatttaatttgcttgcttctctagttatcctttgctgaaaggtttatctagacaagctcaggagcagcagagaacctagcttctagctgctgattggtggctgcatatttatactggttgtgattggctcactcatgtgttcagttagaaaccagtagtgcactgctgctccttcaacaaatcatacaaagagaatgaaacaaagtagttaatagaagtaaactggaaagttgtttaaaattgtattctttatctgaatcacgaaagaaaaaatgttggtttcatgtccctttaactagagcacaggtaaaataatcagctgatgggtgatagcttagtaaccatggttattgatcagctgattattacactcctgtgctctagttaagctatCATGAAAATAtgacctgttaggggtactttaagtgatggtaaatttcagactttaagaatgttgcaatgaaaaatatattagtgtacaagcaaaaccgcaaaattctatttattttttttatttttaaaaaaagtgtatatatattttataataaaagatttataatactacttggtatcttctgttcctccacccccccccccttcatttcctcttttggctgggctgtgacatagcgagaagtcccacccactctctacataggcttcctaagaaCTTtcaagggctggacttcaagagtgtcatatgacacacacactgattggatgttcattagattttttttatttttatgacaagagttcatcccagtgggccggcataacattgtaatagaagcatctCTGTGAATAGATGTTGcataaattactcctgaacctggtacccttcaacttgagatcatgaccctttgTTCTGGTATTGGTCTTTTTGTGAGAACTGTTTGCAGCCTCAGCTTTATTAAGCCCTAAAAAGTTGATATCATCGCCCCTTTCCCTTCTGTCCTCTAagccagcggttcccaaccttttttctcttccGTACCCCTTTATTAttttaccccctctcttcattacccccacccatccctcaaaaaagttgtttttttaaatttaaactatttattatcagggtattgtccggtataaataaactatttattatcagggtattgtcaggtaataataaacaatttattattagggtattgtcaggtattaataaactatttattatcaggataaacccatataataaatagtttattaacacctgacaataccctgataataattaGTTTAAGGTAAGCTAAACCTGAATGGCATACAACTGTACATGTATCaaaaggattaaagctcagatctcattctcaggaggagccctgctgtgtggctggcgcccctggcagctgcctggttacccctaaacacggccctggggggggagtcaaagtgtaatgatcataaaaatatttaaatttgtgagatcagattgaTATTacccacccagccactatggaAATTTTAGTTGGAAGtaaagcaatctgaatcaagcaagcactagaagcagtactaAACTTACCTGCACTGactaacttatttggggatgcagacccgccTCGCCTGTATGAGTCGAAACTTCCACGGCTTTACCACACGTGTCCATGCAGCTAtactgctgcagtgccgcttctaactGCGCACTTGCAGTCAAAATTTTGTGTACAGGGTTAAGAGGGTGGAGCAGGAGCCAAAGCTGTCTGGTGAAGCAGGGTGAttatccacacccggtccacatatttcaggtgcaggggctcccatttgcttatatgccaggccaggacttcacttgtcactttctggctgagcgctccttccttccacagttccacaatgATTATTAGTTGATGGCCCATTGAGTGTCCCCCAGCATCTTCCACCATTACCAACAATAATTTCACGTACCCCCAACCAATCCTCCATGTACCCCCAGGGGTAtgcgtaccacaggttgggaacctctcctctaagctatacatatttaggtctttttttgtaagttttattttttagaccatatacCATTTTGGTAGAGCTCCTCAGATTCAaaatttatttatatccttctggagatatggcctccagaactgcacacaatacgcAAGATAAGACCTAACTAGTGATTTGTAGAGTAGCCTAATAACTTTATtactcctgctgcagataccgttacctatacaaccaagcattctactgaccTTACTTGTTCATATTCTTTATCTTTCCGTACTGTGCGCTAAGGTCTTCTGCTTGTTCCCTATCCTTGCTACTGCATGCAATGCTGCCACATAAAGGATACAGATGGGTTAGAACATCAGGTAAGAAAGTAAAAGGTCTAAACTGGCTGTATAGAAGGCATAAAACAGCTGTTTGATGTGTACATCTGGTCTAAGGTCTGTTTGGAAACAAAGCTGGCATAAATGGTTTGGTTTCTGCAGTAGGAATGTGGGCTGGGTTTATACATTAAGCAGGATGTGGGTCATCATTATTAAGATTTGCCCACCAAAACAGATACCCTTGAAATAGTCAGTATAGTATTTGCTGGTAGATTGTGGTTTTACTTTATATTAAATGAGAAACATAAAATTAgtgatagaaatttaaaaaaatgcagctaGTCTGTAGCTTGATATTATTGTtacttttctaaatattttttaattataacgTACAgtaacaaaaatatcttaaaatgttGTTCTTACTAAATTGTTAAAGGGGAAATGAaaaccaaattctttctttcatgattcagataaatcataccattttaaacaacttttcattttacttctagtatctaattctttggtatcctttttttgaatgagcagtaatgcactactgggagctagctgagggcAATGCtaaaaagcatatatgtgcaaacaccaatcagcagcttccaagcctacctaggtatatttttcaacaaagaatacaaattagaaagttgattgaaaattgcatgctctatatgaatcaggaaagaaaaaaaaaaattaggtttcatgtccatttaaagggccagtaaccccactaaatacacacagtgcagaattatataacattagcctagcaccagGTTTCTAAAACagagtattgcaaatatatttaccTACGAAAATCTATTTTTCATAACgacgctcctggctctactgagcgggtcagttttttacctaagcgcattgggcacgctgtctagtcacaacaCACCTGATTGCGCCATTAAAccgaatgtagcttgctcccgctaccagagCAGGAGCTAGCTACATTcggtttaatggcgcgatcgggcgtgctgtagactacacatatactgtacatacatacacacacagtatctcacaaaagtgagtacacccctcacatttttgtaaatattttattatatcttttcatgtgacactgaagaaatgacactttgctacaatgtaaagtagtgagtgtacagcctgtataacagtgcaaatttgctgtcccctcaaaataagtcaACACTCGGCCATTAAAgtccaaaccgttggcaacaaaagtaagtacacccctaagtggaaatgtccaaattgggcccaaagtgtcaatattttgtgtggccaccattattttccagcactgccttaaccctcttgggcatggagttcaccagagcttcacaggttgccactagagtcctcttgcactcctccatgacaacatcacagagctcgtggatgttagagaccttgtgctcccccaccttccgtttgagaatgccccacagatgctcaatagggtttaggtctggagacatgcttggctattccatcacctttaccctcagcttctttagcaa
This portion of the Bombina bombina isolate aBomBom1 chromosome 10, aBomBom1.pri, whole genome shotgun sequence genome encodes:
- the GORAB gene encoding RAB6-interacting golgin isoform X1, with protein sequence MGTTFAPSYANLYVNAYEHEYIWNNNPFIENILKYGRYIDDIIILWQGDISKLDNFVSHMNANSYNLKFTKQTSQTSIEFLDLVLFTSDNSNNEKSICVKNYRKPTERNGYIEATSAHKKCWINNVPYSQFLRIRRNCTHSKNYEEEADILESKFLAKGYDANNIKLARQKAGTKDRQDLISLKQKDAPDRINSNECIRFTTTFSEGAGAIKSIINKHWSILKADPLLGPHLQEKANISYRKGMSLKNYLAPSKMRSKPDNKNKVQETWLSTWKGTLRCSKSRCTMCPHVERSKFFSNSSKTNHYEIDFKSNCESTYVVYLLNCGCGLMYVGRTKRQVRRRACEHIYNIKEKLIKHNVAKHFFEYHNSDPASLKIQVIGSIPPSKHNRLLELRKLETYWIYKLMTLHPQGLNIDIDVAAYM